The Nocardioides pantholopis genome window below encodes:
- a CDS encoding MFS transporter: MDEVGAARRWWMLAASTLAQASAAVMYHGPAFLIPALHEQEGLSLAQAGLVAAAPTVGVMLALVAWGWVTDRVGERFVLLAGLGSAAVAGVVSALVDGLVPMALALLLAGAAAASTNSAGGRVVVGWFPAHRRGLAMGIRQMAQPLGVGVAALTIAVVADRSGVQAALWAPALACAASAVVVALVVIDPPRPARAAGGTPSPYRRDRFLPRVHGVSVLLVVPQFVVWTFALVWLVQERGWSPAAAGGLVAGAQVLGALGRIAAGHLSDVVGARMAPLRWVALAAAAAMGLLALATGLDWAIAVPLVVLATVVTVADNGLAFTAVAERAGPFWSGRALGVQNTAQFLAGSAVPPVAGLAVTHLGYAAAFALAALFPVLAAPLVPVDAERELS; the protein is encoded by the coding sequence GTGGACGAGGTGGGTGCGGCACGCCGCTGGTGGATGCTGGCGGCGAGCACCCTGGCCCAGGCCTCGGCCGCGGTGATGTACCACGGCCCGGCCTTCCTGATCCCGGCCCTGCACGAGCAGGAGGGACTCTCGCTCGCCCAGGCCGGCCTGGTCGCGGCCGCCCCGACCGTCGGCGTGATGCTCGCGCTGGTCGCCTGGGGCTGGGTGACCGACCGGGTCGGCGAGCGGTTCGTGCTGCTGGCCGGGCTCGGGTCCGCGGCGGTCGCCGGCGTGGTCAGCGCCCTGGTCGACGGCCTGGTCCCGATGGCGCTCGCGCTGCTGCTGGCCGGCGCGGCCGCGGCCAGCACCAACTCGGCCGGCGGCCGGGTCGTCGTGGGCTGGTTCCCCGCCCATCGACGCGGGCTGGCGATGGGCATCCGGCAGATGGCCCAGCCGCTCGGCGTCGGGGTCGCGGCCCTGACCATCGCCGTCGTCGCCGACCGCTCCGGCGTCCAGGCCGCACTCTGGGCGCCGGCGCTGGCCTGCGCGGCCAGCGCGGTCGTGGTGGCGCTGGTCGTGATCGACCCGCCGCGCCCCGCGCGGGCGGCCGGCGGCACCCCCAGCCCGTACCGCCGCGACCGCTTCCTGCCGCGGGTGCACGGCGTCTCGGTGCTGCTGGTGGTCCCGCAGTTCGTGGTGTGGACGTTCGCGCTGGTCTGGCTGGTCCAGGAGCGGGGCTGGTCCCCGGCCGCGGCCGGCGGCCTGGTGGCGGGCGCCCAGGTCCTCGGCGCGCTGGGCCGGATCGCCGCCGGGCACCTCTCCGACGTCGTCGGCGCCCGGATGGCGCCGCTGCGCTGGGTCGCCCTGGCCGCCGCGGCCGCGATGGGGCTGCTCGCGCTGGCCACCGGGCTGGACTGGGCGATCGCGGTGCCGCTGGTCGTGCTCGCCACCGTGGTCACGGTCGCCGACAACGGGCTCGCGTTCACCGCCGTCGCCGAGCGCGCCGGCCCGTTCTGGTCCGGCCGCGCGCTGGGCGTCCAGAACACCGCCCAGTTCCTGGCCGGGTCCGCCGTGCCGCCGGTCGCGGGGCTGGCCGTCACCCACCTCGGGTACGCCGCGGCGTTCGCGCTGGCCGCCCTGTTCCCGGTCCTCGCGGCGCCCCTGGTCCCGGTCGACGCGGAGCGCGAGCTCTCCTGA
- the hutU gene encoding urocanate hydratase, producing MTPEDRPPVRAPRGTGLTARSWQTEAPLRMLMNNLDPEVAERPAELVVYGGTGKAARSWAAYDAIVRELRALGDDETLLVQSGKPVAVLRTHAWAPRVLLANSNLVGDWATWEEFRRLEDLGLTMYGQMTAGSWIYIGTQGILQGTFETFAAVADQRFGGSLAGTITLTAGLGGMGGAQPLAVTMNGGVAICVECDPQRVARRLETRYLDVLADDLDAALALAVQARDERRALSVGVVGNAAEVVPALLERGAPVDVVTDQTSAHDPLSYLPAGVPFDQWRERREADPAGFTEQARASMAAHVAAMVGFRDAGAEVFDYGNSIRDEARKGGFERAFDFPGFVPAYLRPLFCAGRGPFRWAALSGDPADIAATDRAVLELFPDDERLRTWLTMAQERVVHQGLPARICWLGYGERHRAGLRFNEMVASGELSAPVVIGRDHLDGGSVASPYRETEAMRDGSDAIADWPLLNALVNTASGATWVSIHHGGGVGIGRSIHAGQVVVADGTELAAQKIERVLTNDPAMAVVRHVDAGYERAEQVAAERGVRTPMAEAATPPPGPGRMGP from the coding sequence ATGACCCCTGAGGACCGCCCCCCGGTGCGGGCCCCGCGCGGCACCGGGCTGACCGCGCGGTCCTGGCAGACCGAGGCGCCGCTGCGGATGCTGATGAACAACCTCGACCCCGAGGTGGCCGAGCGCCCCGCCGAGCTGGTCGTGTACGGCGGGACCGGCAAGGCGGCCCGCAGCTGGGCGGCGTACGACGCCATCGTGCGCGAGCTGCGCGCGCTGGGTGACGACGAGACGCTGCTGGTGCAGTCCGGCAAGCCGGTGGCGGTGCTGCGCACGCACGCGTGGGCGCCGCGGGTGCTGCTGGCGAACTCCAACCTGGTCGGCGACTGGGCCACCTGGGAGGAGTTCCGGCGGCTCGAGGACCTCGGGCTCACCATGTACGGCCAGATGACCGCCGGGTCGTGGATCTACATCGGCACCCAGGGGATCCTCCAGGGCACGTTCGAGACGTTCGCAGCGGTGGCGGACCAGCGCTTCGGCGGCAGCCTCGCCGGCACGATCACGCTGACCGCGGGGCTCGGCGGGATGGGCGGCGCGCAGCCGCTGGCGGTGACGATGAACGGCGGCGTGGCGATCTGCGTGGAGTGCGACCCGCAGCGGGTCGCGCGGCGCCTGGAGACGCGCTACCTCGACGTGCTCGCCGACGACCTCGACGCCGCGCTGGCACTCGCGGTCCAGGCCCGCGACGAGCGCCGGGCGCTGTCGGTGGGCGTGGTCGGGAACGCTGCCGAGGTGGTGCCGGCGCTGCTGGAGCGCGGGGCCCCGGTCGACGTCGTCACCGACCAGACCTCCGCCCACGACCCGCTCTCCTACCTGCCCGCCGGCGTCCCGTTCGATCAGTGGCGGGAGCGGCGGGAGGCCGACCCGGCCGGGTTCACCGAGCAGGCGCGCGCCTCGATGGCTGCGCACGTCGCGGCGATGGTGGGCTTCCGCGACGCCGGCGCGGAGGTCTTCGACTACGGCAACTCGATCCGCGACGAGGCCCGCAAGGGCGGCTTCGAGCGGGCCTTCGACTTCCCCGGCTTCGTGCCGGCGTACCTGCGGCCGCTGTTCTGCGCGGGCCGCGGCCCGTTCCGCTGGGCGGCGCTGTCCGGGGACCCCGCCGACATCGCGGCCACCGACCGGGCAGTGCTCGAGCTGTTCCCCGACGACGAGCGGCTGCGGACCTGGCTGACGATGGCGCAGGAGCGGGTCGTCCACCAGGGGCTGCCGGCGCGGATCTGCTGGCTGGGGTACGGCGAGCGGCACCGCGCCGGGCTGCGGTTCAACGAGATGGTCGCCTCCGGGGAGCTGTCCGCCCCGGTGGTGATCGGGCGCGACCACCTCGACGGCGGGTCGGTCGCCTCGCCGTACCGGGAGACCGAGGCGATGCGCGACGGGTCCGACGCGATCGCCGACTGGCCGCTGCTGAACGCGCTGGTCAACACCGCCTCGGGCGCCACCTGGGTCTCGATCCACCACGGGGGCGGGGTCGGCATCGGCCGCTCGATCCACGCCGGGCAGGTCGTGGTCGCCGACGGGACCGAGCTGGCCGCGCAGAAGATCGAGCGGGTGCTGACCAACGACCCGGCGATGGCAGTGGTGCGCCACGTCGACGCGGGCTACGAGCGGGCCGAGCAGGTCGCGGCCGAGCGCGGGGTGCGCACGCCGATGGCCGAGGCCGCGACGCCCCCGCCGGGACCCGGCAGGATGG
- the hutH gene encoding histidine ammonia-lyase — protein sequence MSVEPRVEPPVGVDVDPLSFAEVVAVARHGAGVVLTPAAQEAVRRGRAVVDALAAGPRPAYGISTGFGALATRHVPAQRRTQLQRSLVRSHAAGSGPEVEREVVRALMLLRLSTLATGHTGVRPATAALLAGLLDAGITPVVPEHGSLGCSGDLAPLAHCALALIGEGTVRDAAGVARPAAEALAAAGLAPVELGEKEGLALINGTDGMLGMLVLALTDLRLLLRTADIAAAMSVEGQLGTDRVFAAELQRLRPHPGQAASAANLVALLADSPIVASHRGPDCHRVQDAYSLRCSPQVHGAARDTVEHAAAVATRELAAAIDNPVVVGDRVESNGNFHGAPLGYVLDFAAIVAADVASMSERRTDRFLDRARSHGLPPFLADDPGVDSGHMIAQYTQAGIVSELKRLAVPASVDSIPSSAMQEDHVSMGWSAARTLRRSVDGLTRVLAIEVLTAARALDLRAPLTPAAATGAVVRLLREAGVEGPGPDRYLAPEIETAVGLVRSGAVVAAVEDEIGALR from the coding sequence ATGAGCGTCGAGCCGCGAGTCGAGCCACCGGTCGGGGTGGACGTCGACCCCCTGTCCTTCGCCGAGGTCGTCGCGGTCGCCCGGCACGGCGCGGGGGTGGTGCTCACCCCCGCCGCGCAGGAGGCGGTACGCCGGGGGCGGGCGGTCGTCGACGCGCTCGCCGCGGGGCCGCGGCCGGCGTACGGCATCTCGACGGGGTTCGGCGCGCTCGCCACCCGGCACGTCCCGGCGCAGCGGCGCACCCAGCTGCAGCGCTCACTGGTCCGCTCGCACGCGGCCGGGTCCGGGCCCGAGGTGGAGCGGGAGGTGGTGCGCGCGCTGATGCTGCTGCGGCTCTCGACGCTCGCGACCGGGCACACCGGGGTGCGGCCCGCGACCGCCGCGCTGCTCGCCGGCCTGCTGGACGCGGGGATCACCCCGGTCGTGCCCGAGCACGGCTCGCTGGGCTGCTCCGGCGACCTGGCGCCGCTCGCCCACTGCGCGCTGGCGCTGATCGGAGAGGGCACGGTCCGCGACGCCGCGGGGGTCGCCCGTCCGGCGGCCGAGGCCCTGGCGGCGGCCGGGCTCGCGCCGGTGGAGCTGGGCGAGAAGGAGGGGCTGGCGCTGATCAACGGCACCGACGGGATGCTCGGGATGCTGGTGCTGGCGCTCACCGACCTGCGGCTGCTGCTGCGCACCGCGGACATCGCGGCGGCGATGTCGGTCGAGGGCCAGCTCGGCACGGACCGGGTCTTCGCCGCCGAGCTCCAGCGGCTGCGCCCGCATCCGGGCCAGGCGGCGTCCGCGGCGAACCTGGTCGCGCTGCTGGCGGACTCCCCGATCGTGGCCTCGCACCGCGGCCCCGACTGCCACCGGGTCCAGGACGCCTACTCGCTGCGCTGCTCCCCGCAGGTGCACGGGGCCGCCCGGGACACCGTCGAGCACGCCGCCGCGGTCGCGACCCGCGAGCTCGCCGCGGCGATCGACAACCCGGTGGTGGTCGGCGACCGGGTCGAGTCCAACGGCAACTTCCACGGCGCTCCGCTGGGCTACGTGCTCGACTTCGCCGCGATCGTGGCCGCCGACGTCGCCTCGATGAGCGAGCGCCGCACCGACCGGTTCCTGGACCGGGCCCGCAGCCACGGGCTGCCGCCGTTCCTCGCCGACGACCCCGGCGTCGACAGCGGGCACATGATCGCCCAGTACACCCAGGCCGGGATCGTCTCGGAGCTCAAGCGGCTCGCGGTGCCGGCCTCGGTGGACTCGATCCCGTCCAGCGCGATGCAGGAGGACCACGTCTCGATGGGCTGGTCGGCCGCCCGGACCCTGCGCCGCTCGGTGGACGGGCTGACCCGGGTGCTGGCCATCGAGGTGCTGACCGCGGCCCGGGCGCTGGACCTGCGGGCGCCGCTGACCCCGGCGGCCGCGACCGGCGCGGTGGTGCGGCTGCTGCGCGAGGCCGGGGTCGAGGGGCCCGGCCCGGACCGCTACCTGGCTCCGGAGATCGAGACCGCCGTGGGCCTGGTGCGCTCCGGGGCCGTCGTGGCCGCGGTCGAGGACGAGATCGGAGCCCTGCGATGA
- a CDS encoding DMT family transporter, whose protein sequence is MSHLAARAGLLQVCLAGVLWGTGGLAVQVVRDAAPIPVLTLSAWRLAIAAVVLLAAVGWLRRGAATRRLLRRHPGRVVLVGLGTAAYQALYFGSVVTAGVTVATVVSLGLAPVLLTIATAVRTRTVPSAGRVAVLATALLGLVLVTGSAHAGETGPHPGWGLLLAAGSGTAYALATALGEPLARAGDPLALTTLTTTVGAAGLLPLGAGAGLASGHLAAADPVVLGTLAYLGVATMALAYGLFYAGLRTTDAGAAVVATLLEPVTAALVAAAVLGERIGTAGLIGTGLILLAVGGLGRRAAGRPSTPVPTRLARRLPTSRIEVTPAGTHGRDGAE, encoded by the coding sequence ATGTCCCACCTCGCCGCCCGCGCCGGGCTGCTGCAGGTCTGCCTGGCCGGAGTCCTGTGGGGCACCGGCGGGCTCGCCGTGCAGGTCGTGCGCGACGCCGCGCCGATCCCCGTCCTCACCCTCAGCGCATGGCGCCTGGCGATCGCCGCCGTCGTCCTGCTCGCCGCCGTGGGGTGGCTGCGCCGGGGCGCGGCCACCCGGCGGCTGCTGCGGCGACATCCGGGCCGGGTCGTCCTCGTCGGCCTCGGCACCGCTGCCTACCAGGCGCTCTACTTCGGCTCGGTGGTCACGGCTGGCGTCACCGTCGCCACGGTCGTCAGCCTCGGCCTGGCCCCGGTGCTGCTCACGATCGCCACGGCGGTCCGCACCCGCACGGTCCCGTCCGCCGGCCGGGTCGCGGTGCTCGCGACCGCCCTCCTGGGCCTGGTCCTGGTCACCGGATCCGCCCACGCCGGCGAGACCGGCCCGCACCCGGGCTGGGGGCTGCTGCTCGCGGCCGGCTCCGGTACGGCGTACGCGCTGGCGACGGCACTGGGCGAGCCGCTGGCCCGGGCCGGGGACCCGCTGGCGCTGACCACCCTCACCACGACCGTCGGGGCCGCCGGGCTGCTGCCGCTGGGCGCGGGCGCGGGCCTGGCCTCCGGGCACCTCGCAGCGGCCGACCCGGTCGTGCTCGGCACGCTGGCCTACCTCGGTGTGGCGACGATGGCGCTGGCCTACGGGCTCTTCTACGCCGGGCTGCGGACCACCGACGCAGGCGCGGCCGTGGTGGCGACGCTGCTCGAGCCGGTGACCGCCGCCCTGGTGGCCGCTGCCGTCCTCGGCGAGCGGATCGGCACGGCCGGACTGATCGGCACCGGCCTCATCCTGCTCGCGGTCGGCGGCCTCGGCCGCCGGGCCGCCGGGCGGCCGTCCACCCCCGTCCCGACGAGGCTTGCCCGCCGGTTACCGACCAGTAGGATCGAGGTCACCCCGGCCGGGACCCACGGCCGGGACGGTGCCGAATAG
- a CDS encoding IclR family transcriptional regulator, with protein sequence MGQVPAATRTLRVLRFLATQPHPVPLDRVAQVCGLPRSTAYHLLHAMIEEGFVVHLAEEHRYGLGVAAFEVGSGYSRQEPLQRIARRPLATLVDTVGHSAHLAVLHGRDVLYVVEERAPGRPPLVTDVGVRLPAHLAASGRALLAGLPRHQVRALYPDAGAFVDRHGTGPRTPGQLRTLLGETRRRGYAVEDGEITPGFASVAAAVHDHNAHPVAGVALTYPLDGPLAGPAGPSGLRPDELAHAVRTTAATITARIAGVAPGNGPEMG encoded by the coding sequence ATGGGTCAGGTACCGGCGGCGACGCGCACCCTGCGGGTGCTGCGCTTCCTCGCCACCCAGCCGCACCCGGTCCCCCTGGACCGGGTCGCGCAGGTGTGCGGTCTGCCGCGCAGCACGGCGTACCACCTGCTGCACGCGATGATCGAGGAGGGCTTCGTCGTCCACCTCGCCGAGGAGCACCGCTACGGCCTGGGCGTCGCGGCCTTCGAGGTCGGCAGCGGCTACTCGCGCCAGGAGCCGCTGCAGCGGATCGCCCGCCGGCCACTGGCCACGCTCGTCGACACCGTGGGTCACAGCGCCCACCTCGCGGTCCTGCACGGGCGCGACGTGCTGTACGTCGTGGAGGAGCGGGCCCCGGGCCGCCCGCCGCTGGTGACCGACGTCGGCGTCCGGTTGCCGGCGCACCTGGCCGCGAGCGGCCGGGCCCTGCTCGCGGGCCTGCCCCGCCACCAGGTGCGCGCGCTCTATCCCGATGCCGGGGCCTTCGTGGACCGGCACGGCACCGGCCCGCGCACCCCGGGCCAGCTGCGGACCCTGCTCGGCGAGACCCGGCGCCGGGGGTACGCCGTCGAGGACGGCGAGATCACCCCGGGCTTCGCCAGCGTCGCCGCAGCGGTCCACGACCACAACGCGCACCCCGTCGCCGGAGTCGCCCTGACCTATCCCCTCGACGGCCCCCTCGCGGGTCCCGCCGGCCCCAGCGGACTCAGGCCCGACGAGCTCGCGCACGCCGTACGGACGACCGCCGCCACGATCACCGCCCGCATCGCGGGCGTCGCGCCCGGAAATGGCCCGGAAATGGGATGA